Proteins from a single region of Argiope bruennichi chromosome 6, qqArgBrue1.1, whole genome shotgun sequence:
- the LOC129972761 gene encoding uncharacterized protein LOC129972761, with the protein MLLLTLIAAFLPATFAVKCYTCSWSPKDAPNRTVMCNDEFFEGNAIAISECDNGCQTYVHMDRNGVIEQLRRSCLQPEDEMTGNCVSEENKAFSAKRCTCNYNLCNAGAVMYTAASLPLLFLLTVLTNILHRV; encoded by the exons ATGCTTTTATTAACTTTGATTGCTGCGTTTTTACCTGCAA CCTTTGCTGTGAAATGTTACACATGCAGTTGGTCTCCCAAAGACGCTCCGAATCGGACTGTGATGTGCAACGATGAATTCTTCGAGGGAAACGCCATAGCCATTTCCGAATGTGATAATGGCTGCCAAACGTACGTCCATATGGACAGAAATG GAGTGATTGAGCAACTCCGTCGAAGCTGCTTGCAGCCGGAAGACGAAATGACGGGGAACTGTGTCAGTGAAGAGAACAAGGCCTTTTCCGCCAAGAGGTGTACTTGCAACTACAACCTATGCAATGCGGGTGCAGTGATGTACACGGCGGCCTCCCTCCCACTTCTGTTTCTCCTGACCGTGCTTACGAATATTCTTCATCGAGTCTAA